In Ostrea edulis chromosome 6, xbOstEdul1.1, whole genome shotgun sequence, a single window of DNA contains:
- the LOC125648490 gene encoding microtubule-associated protein 2-like isoform X3 — MAESPESQFQDLNLQGVKQTNGVEYMNGNGVNSQEKMDDFEAQFQTVSTGKTASGLDPNATPFEPFSEHSNISTCDQSVPFSDPTQPANMATAPDQQPSSDEGVLIDFSGKDEVSSPAPLKSEGHLDTFSMDVGRTEVSSSEGGQPLMDDTLPQGMGVNVEGSMDNFDQDQGASEMECQCDNYEPDQSLSQNVSDLSHSQNMNPSLSNVPHDVMDLKVAQEEETVPMSHEDPSNQPAYQYVSSHERNSFDEQIVPGVCSCTDEPEPEIPQVEVIKDEQTAPQAQCQSDEEYDAGEDDGEYYDDGSDVTDGEDVDEDQMKNQKAQGEEEEEIEVYTDDGDYSDEEDYDGPDSYRASEEREVISDYDGESRSSEERQMEDGKGEIVAQIAPTSQTAITQEVQSQKVSDSAETDLHDFGSENVKANEMEPEDVTTEDRDSGRINEERGVSEERDVSEERGVSEERGVSEERGVGEERDVSEERGVSEERGVSEERDVSEERDVSEERDVCGAEVEQRFGDERETIPVDTDERMDKEKECEHYGEIEEGDREDREEMSDAVVDEVKPLEDIFVTKSDVNESIGEKDVQREGMEDQHSDEKEESFEVKREVSAERNFETVEPENPVLSDVTVPSSHDQHVEVVQDSVCDREEPQPTERLSEFDKVMDEKYSESDEIAKESSEEKVSVDDIVIEDKLVEPTGRGQGQVPDVILTTMKEPHDEVPDGEVPDEYSNNLDAGGSEEGEVEIQSNVSEFGSQYAEVGDERMDEEESNGDNGEPGDEDYPDEREDEMEREDFDQQEDYVEQEERKDSERICEDVIPQVDQMESLGFHVNERQMEMPEQSEQTDSSQREDEHKIESVNIVEKLPSSEELVQEPLEEQPPKADTFIESEGSDMEERSITPDPDQMLKMASPRSEVPHDVSDTMFHNEEPIAETDEEQGEGGQGKLEQKPDAMTGSIVLDEGETIEDQVPTEMSKSMMEGSLILNEGQTIEDAQPVEDAQFEESPDDEIVPPLNGSAMEGSLIMDEGQTIEDLPAEHSSVMEGSFVMDKGQTIEDLPVEEQTGSVMEGSWIMDEGQTVEDIPQQQDIMSRSLMEDSIVMGEGETFDNQEIQAEHSGSTMEDTNTSEESQASQKINVMTGSMMEGSIVLDEDEKLEDRFPEDTMSKSMMEESVTYEEEQTFESSPANVASEPLSESYTESQTEDSLRSTNVGYMSDQASLHEQTAQNMVENVLNDAIDTVESMQRAEDISVEEASMERTESGIEECVPEKSEEKSSEKMEDVSVEEPSMERSESAVEECIPDRGDISVEEYSTERTEESASIERTEESLVDEPSVEKSVETPVSEPPPDRGEISVEEYSMERTEESLVDEPSVEKSVETPVSEPPPDRGEISVEEYSMERTEESASIERTEESLADEPSVEKSVETPVSEPPPDRGDISVEEPSIEKSVETSISEPLPGKVEVAEDEPKKMVLEKDTAPEKEGKVGVIAKTDEAIKKEKVLKEHKQVTKTEKDKKNVSVLSKEHKKEVKEKKDKQKPKPKVPAKSESKSTGAKTETEKTPAKDNKYSHITSRLTQDTSASLARKTVKRSEVRKQQTDSKIPSPEKGDITRRSQSATRQVRSPRKPKDVATPEENRESISRSKSTPRPGTHRRHTPSPMRSQVTTTRNARPTKLLQPRKDVAAANGVTSPTSGTDEEKAGKRTPSASSKKKYGIDSKNSTYKPGGGHVKIFDQKVQVKATPRIDIGAKTPTGSSSSPSPRKESPRPKPTTPKGPTPNVKNATSRIGSLQNATHSPKGGQVKIASKKTDYSTVTSRIGSTANMDHKPGGGDKKTGGRKILSQKLDWKTNSKIGSMENAKHSPGGGNVKIMNEKVEWNTASKIGSLDKANHVPGGGNVKIINEHVAWNAESKLGSLDNVDHKPGGGNVHIESHKLEFKAQSKVGSTDYMAHKPGGGNKKIETQKLDFKEKAKPKVESKTNHKPTGGDKKGQRSRDIHVPDNL; from the exons TTCGTCCCCTGCTCCTTTGAAAA GTGAAGGGCATTTAGACACATTTTCAATGGATGTTGGACGAACAGAGGTTTCCTCATCTGAAGGAGGGCAACCTTTAATGGACGACACTTTACCGCAAGGTATGGGTGTTAATGTTGAGGGCTCAATGGATAATTTTGACCAAGATCAAGGTGCTTCTGAAATGGAATGTCAATGTGATAATTATGAACCAGATCAAAGTCTTTCGCAAAATGTGAGTGATCTTTCCCATTCACAAAATATGAACCCTAGTCTTTCTAATGTTCCTCATGATGTGATGGACTTAAAAGTTGCTCAAGAGGAGGAAACTGTGCCTATGTCTCACGAGGACCCAAGTAACCAACCTGCATATCAGTATGTCTCATCCCATGAGAGAAATTCTTTTGATGAACAAATCGTACCAGGTGTGTGTTCATGTACGGACGAACCTGAACCGGAAATCCCACAGGTGGAGGTCATTAAGGATGAACAAACTGCTCCTCAGGCTCAATGCCAAAGTGATGAGGAGTACGATGCTGGAGAAGATGATGGGGAATACTATGATGATGGTTCGGATGTCACTGATGGTGAAGATGTGGATGAAGATCAGATGAAGAACCAGAAAGCACAGGGTGAGGAGGAGGAAGAGATTGAAGTTTATACAGATGATGGAGATTACAGTGATGAGGAAGACTATGATGGTCCTGACAGCTACAGAGCAAGTGAGGAAAGGGAAGTCATTTCAGATTATGATGGAGAGTCAAGATCCAGTGAAGAGAGGCAGATGGAGGATGGCAAGGGAGAAATTGTTGCACAAATAGCACCTACATCTCAAACAGCTATCACTCAAGAGGTTCAATCACAGAAAGTATCTGACTCAGCAGAGACGGACCTTCATGATTTTGGTTCAGAGAATGTTAAAGCAAATGAGATGGAACCAGAGGATGTCACCACTGAGGACAGAGACAGTGGAAGGATTAATGAGGAAAGAGGTGTTAGTGAGGAAAGGGATGTTAGTGAGGAAAGAGGTGTTAGTGAGGAAAGAGGTGTTAGTGAGGAAAGAGGTGTTGGTGAGGAAAGGGATGTTAGTGAGGAAAGAGGTGTTAGTGAGGAAAGAGGTGTTAGTGAGGAAAGGGATGTTAGTGAGGAAAGGGATGTTAGCGAGGAAAGGGATGTTTGTGGTGCTGAAGTAGAACAGAGATTTGGTGATGAAAGAGAGACAATTCCAGTAGACACAGATGAGAGAATGGATAAGGAAAAAGAATGTGAACACTATGGTGAGATAGAGGAGGGTGATAGGGAAGACAGAGAGGAAATGAGTGATGCTGTAGTGGATGAGGTTAAACCTCTAGAGGACATATTTGTTACAAAGAGTGATGTAAATGAAAGTATAGGAGAGAAAGATGTACAGAGAGAGGGAATGGAGGATCAGCACAGTGATGAAAAAGAAGAGAGCTTTGAGGTTAAAAGAGAAGTCAGTGCAGAAAGAAACTTTGAAACTGTAGAACCTGAGAATCCTGTCCTATCTGATGTAACTGTTCCCTCTAGTCATGACCAGCATGTCGAAGTTGTTCAAGACAGTGTTTGTGATAGAGAAGAACCACAACCCACTGAAAGACTTTCAGAGTTTGATAAAGTGATGGATGAGAAGTACAGTGAAAGTGATGAAATAGCAAAAGAAAGCTCGGAAGAGAAAGTGAGTGTGGATGATATTGTGATAGAAGATAAACTCGTAGAACCTACAGGGAGAGGTCAAGGTCAGGTGCCAGATGTGATTTTAACCACTATGAAGGAACCTCATGATGAGGTACCTGATGGTGAGGTACCTGACGAGTATTCTAACAACCTTGATGCTGGTGGAAGTGAGGAGGGTGAGGTAGAAATACAGAGCAATGTAAGTGAGTTTGGGTCTCAGTATGCAGAGGTAGGGGATGAGAGGATGGATGAGGAGGAAAGTAATGGAGACAATGGAGAACCAGGAGATGAGGATTATCCTGATGAGAGAGAGGATGAAATGGAGAGAGAGGACTTTGATCAGCAAGAGGACTATGTAGaacaagaagaaagaaaagacAGTGAGAGGATTTGTGAGGATGTGATTCCACAGGTGGACCAAATGGAGAGTTTAGGTTTTCATGTGAACGAGAGACAGATGGAAATGCCAGAACAGAGTGAGCAGACAGACAGTTCTCAACGTGAGGATGAACATAAGATTGAAAGtgttaatattgttgaaaaactACCTAGTTCTGAAGAACTTGTTCAAGAGCCTCTCGAGGAACAACCACCAAAAGCTGACACATTCATTGAGAGTGAGGGATCAGACATGGAAGAAAGGTCCATCACTCCTGACCCTGATCAGATGCTAAAGATGGCCTCTCCAAGGAGTGAAGTGCCCCATGATGTATCTGATACCATGTTCCATAATGAAGAACCCATTGCTGAGACAGATGAGGAGCAAGGTGAAGGTGGACAGGGGAAACTAGAGCAAAAACCTGATGCTATGACAGGGTCAATTGTTCTTGATGAGGGGGAAACAATTGAGGATCAAGTACCTACAGAGATGAGCAAATCCATGATGGAAGGCTCTCTAATACTGAATGAGGGACAAACAATTGAAGATGCTCAGCCTGTTGAAGATGCTCAGTTTGAGGAGAGCCCTGATGATGAAATTGTACCTCCACTGAATGGCAGTGCAATGGAAGGTTCTCTAATAATGGATGAAGGACAGACAATTGAAGATCTTCCAGCTGAACACTCTTCAGTCATGGAAGGATCTTTTGTAATGGATAAGGGCCAAACTATTGAGGATCTTCCAGTAGAGGAACAGACAGGGTCTGTTATGGAAGGTTCTTGGATAATGGATGAAGGTCAAACAGTTGAAGATATACCACAACAGCAGGATATCATGTCAAGGTCTCTGATGGAAGATTCTATTGTCATgggtgaaggagaaactttcgACAATCAAGAAATCCAAGCTGAACACTCTGGATCCACAATGGAAGACACAAATACATCAGAAGAGAGCCAAGCTTCacagaaaattaatgttatgaCAGGATCTATGATGGAAGGATCCATTGTCCTTGATGAGGATGAAAAATTAGAGGACAGGTTTCCCGAAGATACCATGTCTAAATCCATGATGGAAGAATCTGTAACATATGAAGAAGAACAAACTTTTGAAAGCTCACCAGCAAATGTTGCATCAGAGCCCCTCTCTGAAAGCTACACTGAATCTCAAACAGAGGATTCATTGAGAAGCACTAATGTGGGGTACATGAGTGATCAGGCAAGTCTCCATGAGCAGACGGCACAAAACATGGTGGAAAATGTTCTGAATGATGCCATTGATACAGTTGAAAGCATGCAGAGAGCAGAAGATATTTCGGTTGAAGAAGCTTCTATGGAGAGAACAGAAAGTGGTATAGAAGAATGTGTTCCAGAAAAATCAGAGGAAAAATCTTCAGAGAAAATGGAAGATGTGTCAGTGGAGGAACCTTCCATGGAAAGATCAGAAAGTGCTGTTGAGGAGTGTATTCCAGATAGAGGAGATATTTCAGTTGAAGAGTATTCTACAGAGAGAACAGAGGAAAGTGCTTCTATAGAGAGAACAGAGGAAAGTTTAGTTGATGAGCCTTCAGTTGAAAAATCAGTAGAAACACCTGTTTCTGAGCCTCCACCAGATAGAGGTGAAATTTCAGTTGAAGAGTATTCTATGGAGAGAACAGAGGAAAGTTTAGTTGATGAGCCTTCAGTTGAAAAATCAGTAGAAACACCTGTTTCTGAGCCTCCACCAGATAGAGGAGAAATTTCAGTTGAAGAGTATTCTATGGAGAGAACAGAGGAAAGTGCTTCTATAGAGAGAACAGAGGAAAGTTTAGCTGATGAGCCTTCAGTTGAAAAATCAGTAGAAACACCAGTTTCTGAGCCCCCACCAGATAGAGGAGACATTTCAGTTGAAGAGCCTTCAATTGAAAAATCAGTTGAAACTTCTATTTCTGAGCCTTTACCAGGAAAGGTTGAGGTAGCAGAAGATGAACCTAAAAAGATGGTTCTAGAGAAAGACACAGCCCCTGAAAAGGAGGGAAAAGTTGGCGTGATAGCCAAGACAGATGAAGCTATAAAAAAAGAGAAAGTATTGAAGGAGCATAAGCAAGTTACCAAGACTGAGAAGGATAAAAAGAATGTTTCTGTCTTGAGTAAAGAACATAAAAAGGAAGTCAAGGAGAAAAAGgacaaacaaaaaccaaaaccaaAAGTACCTGCTAAAAGTGAAAGTAAGTCAACAGGTGCTAAAACAGAGACTGAAAAAACACCAGCTAAGGACAATAAATACAGTCATATCACAAGTCGCTTAACCCAGGACACAAGTGCTAGTCTAGCTCGTAAAACTGTAAAAAGATCTGAGGTACGAAAACAGCAAACCGATTCCAAAATTCCCTCTCCTGAGAAGGGAGATATCACCAGGAGGAGTCAGTCTGCAACGCGACAGGTTAGGTCACCACGGAAACCCAAGGATGTGGCAACACCAGAAGAAAACAGAGAATCAATTTCTCGTTCCAAGTCAACCCCTCGACCTGGCACCCATAGGAGACACACACCTAGCCCAATGCGAAGCCAAGTGACCACCACACGGAATGCAAGACCCACCAAACTTCTCCAGCCAAGAAAAG ATGTAGCGGCTGCTAATGGTGTCACGTCACCTACCAGCGGGACAGACGAAGAGAAGGCAGGAAAGAGG ACTCCATCTGCCTCCTCCAAAAAAAAGTATGGCATAGATTCGAAGAACTCCACTTACAAACCTGGAGGGGGGCATGTCAAGATTTTCGATCAGAAGGTTCAGGTCAAGGCGACACCAAGGATCGACATTGGTGCCAAGACTCCCACCGGATCTAGTTCAAGTCCCTCTCCCAGAAAGGAATCTC CTCGACCCAAACCTACCACTCCTAAAGGACCAACTCCTAATGTAAAGAATGCGACTTCTCGGATCGGCTCCCTCCAGAATGCCACCCATTCCCCTAAAGGGGGACAG GTTAAAATTGCCAGTAAAAAGACTGACTATTCCACGGTAACAAGTAGAATAGGCTCCACAGCTAACATGGACCACAAGCCTGGAGGAGGGGACAAAAAG ACCGGTGGTAGAAAG ATATTATCACAGAAATTGGATTGGAAGACGAATTCCAAAATTGGCTCCATGGAAAATGCCAAACATTCGCCTGGCGGCGGTAATGTTAAA ATTATGAATGAGAAAGTTGAGTGGAACACCGCTTCGAAAATTGGATCCCTAGACAAAGCTAATCATGTTCCAGGGGGCGGTAATGTGAAA ATAATCAATGAACATGTTGCATGGAATGCAGAGTCCAAATTGGGATCACTCGATAATGTGGACCATAAACCTGGGGGTGGTAACGTTCAT ATTGAGAGCCACAAATTAGAATTCAAGGCCCAGTCTAAAGTTGGATCCACCGATTATATGGCACATAAGCCAGGCGGAGGCAATAAAAAG ATTGAGACACAAAAACTAGACTTTAAAGAGAAGGCTAAACCTAAAGTGGAATCAAAGACAAACCACAAGCCTACAGGGGGTGACAAAAAG